TGCCCCGGACGTCTTTGACCTGAGGCTCCCGCACGCCTAACGTCGAAGATATCAAGTTCCCGTTGCGTACAGGACCCGCGCAAGTCACACTGAAAGGTGCGGCCGCGTTGAAATTACACGAGTGCATTTTCCCGTTTCGTGTTAGCCGCCGTATGCACCATCCCCAAGGGAACTTCTGACAAGGAGGGTCACGTGAGTCCCAAAGGCGAAGCAGGCGAGCTAAAGCAGGCGTCGACAGGCGTTGCTGTACCCGCAAGCGGTGCCCAGGGTCTGCTCTTCACAGAGGACCTTCCGGTCCTGGATGAAGATGCCGGCTACCGTGGTCCCACCGCGTGCAAGGCGGCGGGGATCACCTACCGCCAGCTGGACTACTGGGCACGCACAGGACTCGTTGAACCCGCTGTGCGTGGAGCCGCCGGTTCCGGATCGCAGCGGCTCTATGGCTTCCGGGACATCCTGGTTCTCAAAGTCGTCAAGCGCCTCCTGGACACGGGCGTATCCCTCCAGCAGATCCGCACGGCCGTTGAACATTTGCGTGAACGCGGAGTGGAAGACCTGGCGCAAATCACGCTCATGAGCGACGGCGCGAGTGTCTATGAATGTACTTCCGCGGACGAAGTCATTGACCTGGTGCAGGGTGGCCAGGGCGTATTCGGCATCGCGGTAGGCCGCGTGTGGCGCGAAGTCGAGGGGAGCCTTGCTGCGCTGCCGAGCGAGCACGTCGTGGAGCAGTCCTTTCCGGACGACGAACTCAGCAAGCGCCGTTCCGCGCGCCGCACGGGCTGAACCGCCGTCGGGATCGCCACGAGCGGCCACTGAAGACCAATGAAGCCGCCTTCCAACAGGAAGGCGGCTTCGTCGCTTCTCTCGAAGAACGCATTTCTCGAAAGGCAGCTTCTGCCTCGCAGGTTCCATCAGCGCTTGCGGCGTTCCCGCGTGCCGTTGTTTGAGGACAGCATGTTTTCCAGAAGCGAGTCAAAAAGCTTGGCGGTGTTTTTGGCGGAGTCGCCAGGCCAGTGGTGGACGGCGTGGGCGGCCCCCTGGATTTGCTGCCAGTTCGCCTGTTCCGGAATATGCGGAGCCAGCAAAAGCTCGCCGAACATCGATTCCATCTCTGCGAGTCGGAACGTGTGCTCGGATGAGGCAGGCCGGACCCGGTTCGCAACGATCCCTGCAGGAGCCAGCTGCGGAGCGAACTCCTGGCGGAACAGCTGGATGGCGCGCATGGTGCGTTCCGTGCCGGCTACCGAAAAGAGCCCTGGTTCGGCAACGAGGACCACTCGGTCACTCGCGCTCCAGGCCATGCGGGTGAGGCCGTTGAGGGACGGCGGACAGTCAACGAGTACCAGCTCGTACTTTTCGGCCGCAGCAAGGACCGCGGTCAGGCGGCGGAGATCGCGGCGCCCAAGATCCGGCCGGTCGTAGATTCCGGTGTAGGCGGATCCGACGGCGACATCAAGGGCCGTCCCTCCACCGTTGCCGCGGGGGTGGTCAACCCAGCCGCTGCTGACCACGTTGTCCAAGAGCCTCGCCTTGCGGGGGTTCTTCAGCATGCGGCCAATGTCGAGCTGGTCGCCGGCCTGGACACCGAGGGCCGTGGTTGCGTCGGCGTGGGGATCCAGGTCCACAACAAGGGTGGGGATCCCTGCGGCCAGTGCGGCCGAGGCCAGACCGGTGGTTACGGATGTCTTGCCCACGCCGCCTTTGAGGCTGCTGATGCTGACTACTTGCACTTGAAAACCCAAAACCTAACGCCGGTTGCCGTGTCGCGGTGCTTGTGTTCCGGCGTTGCCGGAACCGGGGCTCTGCCGCTGCCCTTCAACATCATATGTTGAGTGGCCACCGATTCCTGCCTTATCGGCCCGGAAGGGCTCGGGCCGCCTGTTAGTCGATCGCCTTTTAGCACGTGAAACTGCACCGTGCGCGAAGGTACACTGCTCGTGACGAATCACCGTGTGACTGTCACCACAAAGATTTGTGTTTGGGTATGGAGGTCTTACACACTGTGACCACCGACCGTTACACCCGCAATGATGCAGGAGAAGCATGTTTTCCAAGATTCTGGTGGCTAATCGCGGCGAAATCGCGATCAGGGCCTTCCGCGCTAGCTATGAACTGGGCGCCAAGACCGTAGCGGTCTTCCCGTATGAGGATCGCAACTCGATCCACCGGCAGAAGGCTGATGAGGCCTACCTGATCGGCCAGGAAGGCCATCCGGTCCGTGCTTACCTGGACGTGGACGAAATCGTCCGTGTCGCCAAAGAAGCGGGTGCTGACGCAATCTACCCGGGCTACGGATTCCTGTCCGAGAACCCGGACCTCGCCCGGGCGGCCCAAGAGGCAGGCATCACGTTCATCGGCCCGCCGGCGGAGGTGCTGGAGCTCGCCGGGAACAAGGTCGCCGCACTCGAAGCCGCCCGCAAGGCAGGTGTACCGGTCCTGAAGTCGAGCGCGCCGTCCCGCGACATCGACGAACTCATCGCGGCAGCGGACGAGGTCGGATTCCCGATCTTCGCCAAGGCCGTCGCTGGCGGCGGTGGCCGCGGCATGCGCCGGGTGGAGACCCGCGAGGACCTTCCGGAAGCGCTCCAGGCGGCTATGCGCGAGGCGGACGCCGCGTTCGGCGATCCCACCATGTTCCTGGAGCAGGCAGTGCTGCGTCCTCGTCACATCGAGGTCCAGATCCTGGCCGATGGCGAGGGCAATGTCATGCACCTCTTCGAGCGCGACTGCTCCCTGCAGCGCCGCCACCAGAAAGTCGTGGAAATCGCCCCGGCCCCCAACCTGGACGAGTCCATCCGCCAGGCCCTTTACCGGGATGCCGTCGCTTTCGCGAAGGCCCTGAACTACGTCAACGCCGGAACGGTCGAGTTCCTGGTGGACACCGAGGGCGAACGGGCCGGCCAGCACGTCTTCATCGAGATGAATCCGCGCATCCAGGTCGAGCACACGGTCACCGAGGAAATCACTGATGTGGACCTCGTCCAGGCGCAGATGCGCATCGCATCGGGCGAGACCCTCGCAGACCTCGGCTTGAGCCAGGAGACGGTATCCATCAAGGGCGCCGCCCTGCAGTGCCGCATCACCACGGAAGATCCCGCCAACGGCTTCCGGCCCGACGTCGGAAAGATCACCGGCTACCGTTCCGCGGGTGGCGCGGGCGTCCGTCTCGACGGCGGCACGGTCTACTCGGGTGCCGAGATCAGCCCCCACTTCGACTCCATGCTGGTCAAACTGACCTGCCGCGGACGCGACTACCCTGCCGCGGTGGCCCGTGCCCGGCGCGGCCTGGCCGAGTTCCGGATCCGTGGCGTGTCCACCAATATCCCCTTCCTCCAGGCCGTCCTCGCCGACCCGGACTTCATTGCGGGCAACGTGGCAACCGACTTCATCGACAAGCGCCCCGAACTGCTGAAGTCCCACGTCTCCGCGGACCGCGGGACCAAACTGCTGACCTGGCTGGCCGATGTGACGGTCAACAAGCCCAACGGCGAACTCAAAGTCCACACGGACCCCGCGGCCAAGCTCCCGTCGATTGCGGGGATTGTGGCACCGGCCGGCTCGCGCCAGAAGCTGCAGGAGCTGGGTCCCGTTGGCTTTGCGAAGGCGCTGCGCGGGCAGCAGGCCGTGGCCGTCACGGACACCACCTTCCGCGACGCCCACCAGTCGCTCCTCGCAACCCGTGTCCGTACCCGGGACCTCGTCGCGGCCGGCCCCGCGGTCTCCGCGCTGCTGCCCGAACTGCTGTCGGTCGAAGCCTGGGGCGGTGCCACCTACGACGTCGCCCTGCGCTTCCTCGGCGAGGATCCTTGGGACCGGCTGGCCGCCCTGCGCAAGGCCCTGCCGAATGTCTGCCTGCAGATGCTGCTCCGTGGCCGCAACACTGTCGGGTACACGCCCTATCCCGAGGAAGTCACCGAAGCATTCGTCAACGAGGCGGCGGCAACGGGCATCGACATCTTCCGCATCTTCGACGCCCTCAACGACGTCAACCAGATGGCTCCTGCCATCCGCGCAGTGCGGGCCACCGGCACCGCGGTAGCGGAGGTGGCACTGTGCTACACCGGCGATCTCCTCGATCCGAACGAGAACCTGTACACCCTTGACTACTACCTGGACCTCGCCCAGAAGATCGTCGACGCCGGTGCGCACATCCTCGCCATCAAGGACATGGCTGGCCTGCTCCGCCCCGCGGCTGCAGCCAAGCTTGTCAGCGCCTTGCGTGAACGCTTCGACCTTCCGGTCCACCTGCACACGCACGACACCGCAGGCGGCCAGCTAGCCACCCTGCTGGCAGCCGTGGACGCCGGCGTGGACGCCGTCGACGTCGCATCAGCGTCCCTGGCCGGTACGACAAGCCAGCCGTCGGCGTCGGCCCTTGTGGCCGCCTTGGCACATACCCCGCGCGACACCGGGCTCAGCCTGGCCAGCGTCAGCTCCCTGGAGCCCTACTGGGAAGCGGTCCGCCGGGTCTACGCGCCGTTCGAGTCCGGGCTTCCCGGTCCGACAGGCCGGGTCTACCAGCACGAAATCCCGGGCGGCCAGCTGTCCAACCTGCGCCAGCAGGCCATCGCGCTGGGCCTTGGCGAGCGCTTCGAGGCCATTGAGGACATGTACACCGCAGCGGACCGTATTCTGGGCCGCTTGGTCAAGGTAACGCCGTCGTCCAAGGTGGTGGGCGATCTCGCGCTGCACCTCGTGGGAATCCACGCAGATCCCGCGGACTTCAACGAGAATCCGCAGAACTACGACATCCCGGACTCCGTGATCGGCTTCCTGTCGGGGGAATTGGGAGATCCTCCCGGAGGATGGCCGGAGCCGTTCCGCACCAAGGCGCTCCAGGGCCGCAGCATCAAGGTCCGCGACGTCGACCTGAGCGCCGAAGACAGCGCAGCGCTCAAGGGCGATTCCAAGTCCCGCCAGAGGACCCTGAACCGGCTCCTGTTCGAGGGCCCCACCAAGGACTACCTCAAGAGCGTGGACACTTACGGCAACCTGTCGGTGCTTGATACCCGTGACTACCTGTACGGTCTCCAGCTTGGTGCCGAACACGTCATCGAGCTTGAGAAGGGCGTGCGCCTGATCGCTTCCCTGGAAGCAGTTTCGGAGCCCGACGAAAAGGGCATGCGCACGGTCATGTGCAAGCTCAATGGCCAGTCCCGCCCTGTGGTGGTTCGCGACAAGTCGGTTGTCAGCAACGTGAAGGCCGCGGAGAAGGCGGATGCGTCCCAGCCCGGCCAGGTGGCAGCGCCGTTCGCCGGCGCCGTGACCCTGACTGTCAAAGCAGGCGACGCCGTCAAGGCCGGCGACACCGTCGCCACCATCGAGGCGATGAAGATGGAAGCATCCATCACGACGCCGGTAGCCGGCACGGTCTCGCGCCTCGCCATCAACAACGTGGAGCAGGTCCAGGGCGGCGATCTGTTGATCGTGGTCGAATAGCGGCCCGCTCCTCCGCGGAGCACGCAAGAAGGAAGGTCCCGGGCTGTTAGCCCGGGACCTTCCTTTAATGCTTTGACTGATGCGTCGGGGTGCGGCGCGTCAGGAAGCCTTGGGCGCCGAGTACATTTCCTCGATCACGGCGTCGAAGTCCTTCATGACCTGGGCGCGCTTGACCTTCAACGACGGCGTGAGATGGCCGGAAGCCTCGGTGAAGTCGGACGGCACAATCCGGAACGACTTGATCGCCTCCGCATGGGAGACGGACTGGTTGGCGTGGCTGATCAGTTCCTGGACGGCAGCCCGGACGAGGGCGTTGTCCGCGGCAGCCGCCGTCGTCGTGGACGCGGGAAGGCCGTGGCGCTCGAGCCAGCCGGGCAGGGCTTCCTCGTCGAGGGTCACCAGCGCGCCGATGAAGGGCCGGTTGTCGCCGATCACCAGGACCTGGGACACCAGGGCGTCCGCACGGATCTGGTCCTCCAGCAGGGCAGGCACGACGTTCTTGCCGCTCGCCGTGACGATGATTTCCTTCTTGCGTCCGGTGATCTTGAGGAAACCCTGTTCGTCGAGTTCGCCGATGTCACCCGTGCGGAACCACCCGTCCACGAACGTTTCCGCGGCGAGGTCATCCCGCTTGAAGTAGCCCCTCATGACGCAGACGCCCTTGGCGAGGATTTCGCCGTCGTCGGCGATCTTGACCGCATTTCCGGGAAGCGGGGCCCCCACCGTGCCGATCTTGATCAGGGACGGGGTATTGACTGAAATGGGTGCCGTCGTCTCTGTCAGGCCGTAACCCTCGAGGATCTGCAAGCCGATACCGTGGAAGAAATGGCCCAGCCGTTCGCCGAGGGGACCGCCACCGGAGACGGCGTGGCTGACGTGGCCGCCCATGGCAGCGCGAAGCTTCCCGTACACCAAACGGTCGAAGACGGCGTGCTTGAGCCTCAGCACCAAGCCAAGGGATCCGGCCTGCTGCGCCTTGGAGTAGGCGATCGCCGTGTCGACGGCCTTGTGGAAGATGGCACCCTTGCCACCGTCCTCCGCCTTGGTGAGCGCCGAGTTGAAGACCTTCTCGAAGACACGCGGAACAGCCAGGATGAAGGACGGCTGGAAGCTTTGCAGGTCTGCAAGCAGGTTCTTGATATCCGGCGTGTGCGCCACTTGGGCGCCGGCGGCGACGGCCAGGACCGAGATGAAACGGGCGAAGACGTGGGCGAGAGGGAGGAACATGATGGTCTTGGCGTTCTCGTTGACGACGTCGCCAAGGGACGCCAAAGCGTTCTCCGAGAGCTCCACGAAGTTTCCGTGCGTGAGTTCGCAACCCTTGGGACGTCCCGTGGTGCCGGAGGTGTAGATGATCGTGGCGACGTCGGCCAGTTCCGCGCTGCTGCGGCGCGCCTCGAGTTCCTCGTCGCTGACACCGCTGCCGGCACTGCGAAGCGCGTCAAGGCCGCCGCCTTCAAGCTGCCAGACATGGGCCACTGAGCCGAGGCCTTCGGCGGTGACGGCCTGACGGATGACGTCTTCGTGGTGTGCCGACTCGGCGAATGCCGCGACTGCGCCGGAGTCGCCGAGGTTCCAGGCCACTTGTGACGGCGATGACGTTTCATAGATCGGCACGGAAATGCCGCCTGCAAACCAGACGGCGAAGTCCACGAGGGACCATTCGTAGCGGGTCCTGGACATGATGCCCACGCGGTCGCCCACACCGACGCCATTGGCGATCAGGCCTTTGGCCAGGGCCGACACGTCCTGGAGGAAGTCCTTTGCCCGGATGTCCTGCCATTGGCCGGCGCTGTCGAGCTTGGCAAACAGTGCCGGGTTGGATGGCTTGGCGGCCTGGCGAACCACAAGGTCCGTGATGTTGGTTTCGGGGGCAACATTCACCAGGGGCGGAACACTGAATTCACGCACGATAGCTCCTTCGATATCAACAGACCATTGCGGGGCTGCTCTAACTCTATACGGCCAAGTAATGGGTGTGTCGCAATTCACCTACTCAAGTTACTGATGAGTAACTTTACGTGAAGCCTGGGATTCCGCCAACGCAAGTGCGGCTCTCCGTCCGAAGGTGCTTCATGTCAGTACATATGCGGCGCTCGGAATAGGATGGCGACATGCCTCTGAATTCATCCAACGACCAGAACCCGGCAAGCGTTCGGAAGATTTCCTGGTCCGGTTCGGCTTCAACCGGCCGGCGCCCCGGCTCAACGCAGGGAGGCCTGCGCTGGGAGTCCGCGCCGTGGGCCGCGCGCCGTTCCCATCTCGGCCGCAGGGGGCTCGCGATCGGGATAGACATCGGCGGCACGAAGGTGGCAGCGGGAGTCGTGGATCCTTCGGGCCGCGTGGTCGAGGAAGCGCGGCGCTCCACGCCGGGCAATGACGCCCGGGCAGTCGAGCGGGTGATCGTCGAGCTTGTCCAGGAATTGGGCAGAAGTCATCGGATCGCCTCTGTGGGGATCGGCGCCGCCGGTTGGATGGATCTCGACGGCGGCACGGTGCTTTTCAGCCCGCATCTCGCTTGGCGTAATGAGCCGCTGCGCGAAAACCTGCAGAGCCTGCTGAGGCGCCCGGTACTCG
This genomic interval from Arthrobacter sp. FW306-2-2C-D06B contains the following:
- a CDS encoding MerR family transcriptional regulator; this translates as MSPKGEAGELKQASTGVAVPASGAQGLLFTEDLPVLDEDAGYRGPTACKAAGITYRQLDYWARTGLVEPAVRGAAGSGSQRLYGFRDILVLKVVKRLLDTGVSLQQIRTAVEHLRERGVEDLAQITLMSDGASVYECTSADEVIDLVQGGQGVFGIAVGRVWREVEGSLAALPSEHVVEQSFPDDELSKRRSARRTG
- a CDS encoding pyruvate carboxylase, which gives rise to MFSKILVANRGEIAIRAFRASYELGAKTVAVFPYEDRNSIHRQKADEAYLIGQEGHPVRAYLDVDEIVRVAKEAGADAIYPGYGFLSENPDLARAAQEAGITFIGPPAEVLELAGNKVAALEAARKAGVPVLKSSAPSRDIDELIAAADEVGFPIFAKAVAGGGGRGMRRVETREDLPEALQAAMREADAAFGDPTMFLEQAVLRPRHIEVQILADGEGNVMHLFERDCSLQRRHQKVVEIAPAPNLDESIRQALYRDAVAFAKALNYVNAGTVEFLVDTEGERAGQHVFIEMNPRIQVEHTVTEEITDVDLVQAQMRIASGETLADLGLSQETVSIKGAALQCRITTEDPANGFRPDVGKITGYRSAGGAGVRLDGGTVYSGAEISPHFDSMLVKLTCRGRDYPAAVARARRGLAEFRIRGVSTNIPFLQAVLADPDFIAGNVATDFIDKRPELLKSHVSADRGTKLLTWLADVTVNKPNGELKVHTDPAAKLPSIAGIVAPAGSRQKLQELGPVGFAKALRGQQAVAVTDTTFRDAHQSLLATRVRTRDLVAAGPAVSALLPELLSVEAWGGATYDVALRFLGEDPWDRLAALRKALPNVCLQMLLRGRNTVGYTPYPEEVTEAFVNEAAATGIDIFRIFDALNDVNQMAPAIRAVRATGTAVAEVALCYTGDLLDPNENLYTLDYYLDLAQKIVDAGAHILAIKDMAGLLRPAAAAKLVSALRERFDLPVHLHTHDTAGGQLATLLAAVDAGVDAVDVASASLAGTTSQPSASALVAALAHTPRDTGLSLASVSSLEPYWEAVRRVYAPFESGLPGPTGRVYQHEIPGGQLSNLRQQAIALGLGERFEAIEDMYTAADRILGRLVKVTPSSKVVGDLALHLVGIHADPADFNENPQNYDIPDSVIGFLSGELGDPPGGWPEPFRTKALQGRSIKVRDVDLSAEDSAALKGDSKSRQRTLNRLLFEGPTKDYLKSVDTYGNLSVLDTRDYLYGLQLGAEHVIELEKGVRLIASLEAVSEPDEKGMRTVMCKLNGQSRPVVVRDKSVVSNVKAAEKADASQPGQVAAPFAGAVTLTVKAGDAVKAGDTVATIEAMKMEASITTPVAGTVSRLAINNVEQVQGGDLLIVVE
- a CDS encoding ParA family protein yields the protein MQVVSISSLKGGVGKTSVTTGLASAALAAGIPTLVVDLDPHADATTALGVQAGDQLDIGRMLKNPRKARLLDNVVSSGWVDHPRGNGGGTALDVAVGSAYTGIYDRPDLGRRDLRRLTAVLAAAEKYELVLVDCPPSLNGLTRMAWSASDRVVLVAEPGLFSVAGTERTMRAIQLFRQEFAPQLAPAGIVANRVRPASSEHTFRLAEMESMFGELLLAPHIPEQANWQQIQGAAHAVHHWPGDSAKNTAKLFDSLLENMLSSNNGTRERRKR
- a CDS encoding AMP-dependent synthetase/ligase, coding for MREFSVPPLVNVAPETNITDLVVRQAAKPSNPALFAKLDSAGQWQDIRAKDFLQDVSALAKGLIANGVGVGDRVGIMSRTRYEWSLVDFAVWFAGGISVPIYETSSPSQVAWNLGDSGAVAAFAESAHHEDVIRQAVTAEGLGSVAHVWQLEGGGLDALRSAGSGVSDEELEARRSSAELADVATIIYTSGTTGRPKGCELTHGNFVELSENALASLGDVVNENAKTIMFLPLAHVFARFISVLAVAAGAQVAHTPDIKNLLADLQSFQPSFILAVPRVFEKVFNSALTKAEDGGKGAIFHKAVDTAIAYSKAQQAGSLGLVLRLKHAVFDRLVYGKLRAAMGGHVSHAVSGGGPLGERLGHFFHGIGLQILEGYGLTETTAPISVNTPSLIKIGTVGAPLPGNAVKIADDGEILAKGVCVMRGYFKRDDLAAETFVDGWFRTGDIGELDEQGFLKITGRKKEIIVTASGKNVVPALLEDQIRADALVSQVLVIGDNRPFIGALVTLDEEALPGWLERHGLPASTTTAAAADNALVRAAVQELISHANQSVSHAEAIKSFRIVPSDFTEASGHLTPSLKVKRAQVMKDFDAVIEEMYSAPKAS